A window of the Candidatus Krumholzibacteriia bacterium genome harbors these coding sequences:
- the dtd gene encoding D-aminoacyl-tRNA deacylase, translating into MRVVVQRVARAAVRRLAPEPAPRQGEAASPLPLAAALPDPAATVPAAEERRIGPGLVLLAGFRAEDDEATLRWMAEKCLTLRVFPDAQGALNKSVSDCDGALLVVPNFTLYGDARKGRRPSFTQAAPPEVASRLFDTFVHLLRAGPVPVEAGWFQEHMHVELVNDGPVTLLLERETGAPLPHA; encoded by the coding sequence GTGCGCGTCGTCGTCCAGCGCGTGGCGCGGGCGGCGGTGCGCCGCTTGGCGCCGGAGCCCGCACCCCGGCAAGGCGAGGCCGCGTCGCCTCTCCCGCTTGCAGCAGCGCTCCCCGATCCTGCCGCGACCGTGCCCGCGGCAGAGGAACGGCGCATCGGTCCGGGTCTCGTGCTGCTTGCCGGTTTTCGCGCCGAGGACGACGAGGCGACGCTGCGCTGGATGGCGGAGAAGTGCCTCACGCTCCGCGTCTTCCCCGATGCGCAAGGCGCTCTCAACAAGAGCGTGAGCGATTGCGATGGCGCGCTGCTCGTGGTACCCAACTTCACCCTCTACGGCGACGCCCGCAAGGGCCGCCGCCCGAGCTTCACCCAGGCGGCGCCACCGGAAGTGGCGTCGCGTCTCTTCGACACTTTCGTCCACTTGTTGCGCGCCGGCCCCGTTCCTGTCGAAGCCGGCTGGTTCCAGGAACACATGCACGTGGAGCTGGTGAACGACGGCCCGGTGACCTTGCTCCTCGAGCGCGAGACCGGAGCCCCTCTCCCGCACGCTTGA
- a CDS encoding bifunctional (p)ppGpp synthetase/guanosine-3',5'-bis(diphosphate) 3'-pyrophosphohydrolase has translation MSTDGAQELNTLTQAQADLEALRALLAPYMPETDRAFVDKAYDFARRAHEGQRRHSGQPYFSHVVEVAKTLAKMRLDREAVAAGLLHDVVEDTKITPAQLEETFGAGVARLVEGVTKIGRVHFESAEQAQAENFRKMLLSMIQDVRIMLVKLADRLHNMRTLEFLPEPKRKSIAQETLDIYAPLAHRMGIGFLKWQLEDLAFKHLEPEAYRDIEREIGLKRQEREGYLEHMSRPIREKLAEAGIQADVSGRAKHFYSIHKKMRGRHKAMDELYDLLALRIVVPSLRDCYSTLGILHTLYTPIHDRFKDYIATPKSNMYRSLHTTVMGHGGHYIEIQVRTGEMHRTNEYGIAAHWKYKEEGKTDDELDAHLQWLRQMLEEKQELRDPREFLEALKIDLFQHEVFVFTPRGDLKQLPSGSTPIDFAFAVHTQVGTHAVGARVNGRMVPLHTELHSGDTVDIQTAPTGHPSLNWLQIARTPRARSKIRHWLNVQRYAESVALGREMLEREVKSGKIKVDLEGGLTDLAQAMGFEDSEKLLAAIGQGTQSLKAVLNRMAPPENKRRLSRLLPTERVQRLVRGSTEGIKVQGVGNLMVRFAHCCGPVPGDRIRGVVTRGRGISVHRDDCVNLDSVEADRRIDVSWDVGEKQSFLARVFVTGDDRKNLLADISKKISATGTNIQSGDFASVDGLVRVSFIIEVHNLRQLNEVLHTVRTVQNVRRVTRGEDL, from the coding sequence ATGAGTACCGATGGGGCGCAAGAGCTCAACACACTGACGCAGGCGCAGGCCGATCTCGAAGCCCTCCGCGCCCTGCTCGCGCCCTACATGCCCGAGACCGACCGGGCCTTCGTGGACAAGGCCTACGACTTCGCCCGCCGCGCCCACGAAGGGCAGCGGCGGCATTCGGGCCAACCTTATTTCTCCCATGTCGTCGAGGTGGCGAAGACGCTGGCGAAGATGCGCCTCGATCGCGAGGCGGTCGCCGCCGGGCTGCTGCACGACGTCGTCGAAGACACCAAGATCACCCCGGCGCAGCTCGAGGAAACCTTCGGCGCCGGCGTGGCCCGCCTGGTGGAAGGGGTCACCAAGATCGGCCGCGTCCACTTCGAGAGCGCCGAGCAGGCGCAGGCCGAAAACTTCCGCAAGATGCTCCTCTCCATGATCCAGGACGTCCGCATCATGTTGGTGAAGCTCGCGGACCGGCTGCACAACATGCGGACCCTCGAATTCCTCCCCGAGCCCAAGCGCAAGAGCATCGCCCAGGAAACGCTGGACATCTATGCACCCCTCGCCCACCGCATGGGCATCGGCTTCCTCAAGTGGCAGCTCGAGGATCTCGCCTTCAAGCACCTGGAGCCGGAGGCCTATCGGGACATCGAGCGCGAGATCGGCTTGAAGCGCCAGGAGCGCGAGGGCTACCTGGAGCACATGAGCCGGCCGATCCGGGAGAAGCTGGCGGAGGCGGGGATCCAGGCGGACGTGAGCGGGCGGGCCAAGCACTTCTACTCGATCCACAAGAAGATGCGCGGGCGCCACAAGGCCATGGACGAGCTCTACGACCTGCTGGCACTCCGGATCGTCGTCCCCAGCCTGCGCGACTGCTACAGCACCCTCGGCATCCTGCACACGCTGTACACGCCCATCCACGACCGCTTCAAGGACTACATCGCCACCCCGAAGAGCAACATGTACCGCTCGCTGCATACCACGGTGATGGGGCACGGAGGCCACTACATCGAGATCCAGGTACGCACCGGGGAGATGCACCGCACCAACGAGTACGGCATCGCGGCGCACTGGAAGTACAAAGAGGAAGGCAAGACCGACGACGAGCTCGACGCGCACCTGCAGTGGCTGCGGCAGATGCTGGAGGAGAAGCAGGAGCTGCGCGACCCGCGGGAGTTCCTCGAGGCCTTGAAGATCGATCTCTTCCAGCACGAGGTCTTCGTCTTCACCCCGCGGGGGGATCTGAAGCAGCTGCCGAGCGGCTCCACCCCCATCGACTTCGCCTTCGCCGTCCACACCCAGGTGGGCACGCACGCCGTCGGCGCCCGGGTCAACGGGCGCATGGTGCCGCTGCACACCGAGCTGCACAGCGGCGACACGGTGGACATCCAGACCGCACCCACCGGGCACCCGAGCCTGAACTGGCTGCAGATCGCCCGCACGCCGCGGGCACGCTCCAAGATCCGCCACTGGCTGAACGTGCAGCGTTACGCCGAGAGTGTCGCTCTCGGCCGGGAGATGCTGGAGCGCGAGGTCAAGAGCGGGAAGATCAAGGTCGACCTCGAAGGGGGTCTCACCGACCTGGCCCAGGCAATGGGCTTCGAGGACTCCGAGAAGCTGCTCGCCGCCATCGGGCAGGGGACCCAGTCGCTCAAAGCGGTGCTCAACCGCATGGCGCCGCCGGAGAACAAGCGGCGGCTGTCACGGCTCCTGCCCACCGAGCGGGTGCAGCGCCTGGTGCGCGGTTCCACCGAGGGCATCAAGGTGCAGGGGGTCGGCAACCTCATGGTGCGCTTCGCCCACTGCTGCGGCCCGGTGCCCGGCGACCGCATCCGCGGCGTCGTCACCCGTGGGCGCGGCATCTCGGTGCACCGCGACGATTGCGTCAACCTGGACAGCGTGGAAGCCGACCGCCGCATCGACGTCTCCTGGGACGTGGGGGAAAAGCAGTCCTTCCTGGCCCGCGTCTTTGTCACCGGCGACGACCGCAAGAACCTGCTGGCCGACATCAGCAAGAAGATCTCCGCCACGGGCACCAACATCCAGAGCGGCGACTTCGCCTCCGTCGATGGGCTGGTGCGGGTCTCCTTCATCATCGAAGTGCACAATCTGCGGCAGCTGAACGAGGTCTTGCACACCGTGCGCACGGTGCAGAACGTGCGGCGCGTCACCCGCGGCGAGGACCTCTGA
- the recJ gene encoding single-stranded-DNA-specific exonuclease RecJ: protein MQPRSRWILPPADAALDADAALLARDLQLHPVLARVLCRRGHRDRAAATRLLQPHLDDLLDPLLMTDMDRASERLARALQAGEHIVISGDYDTDGITGTALLVSELRRLQGRVDFFIPDRERDGYGMTPRLVQRAGEVGVRVLISVDCGSSEHETIALAQSLGIDVIVVDHHEIPRRPAAALAVLNPKRADCAYPFKGLSAVGVAYKLLQAVCMRLLAQRTPEDGLDLVALGTMGDVQPLLQENRVLTKLGLDRLRSGQVRLGMRALFGTAGVREVEVKSRPVGFRLVPRLNAAGRVARGKLAVDLLLATEEETARRLALELETQNERRRRLTEQVEAEAREQAAALWQRAPRPALVLLSQTWHPGVVGIAAARLAEEYGVPAVLIGVQNGVGKGSIRTSGGVNVRAALDAAAAELVRFGGHKEACGLTLEPGRFEAFRGLFEDAVAQQQGEAQGRVLAVDAEIAPADVAVELADALELLEPFGPGNPEPFLLVRDVRVRERTRLVGGSHLKLDLELADGSPLDGIAFRWGREISPAEVVGRHLDVVGQLRRQDPRWGQACQLVVADLREAEASNIAVAGAGEPARNESS from the coding sequence ACGCGCCTGCTGCAGCCGCACCTCGACGATCTCCTCGATCCGCTGCTCATGACCGACATGGACCGGGCGAGCGAGCGCTTGGCCCGGGCGCTGCAAGCGGGCGAGCACATCGTCATCAGCGGCGATTACGACACCGATGGCATCACCGGCACGGCGCTCCTCGTCTCGGAGTTGCGCCGCCTGCAAGGACGCGTGGATTTCTTCATTCCCGATCGCGAGCGCGACGGCTACGGCATGACGCCGCGGCTGGTGCAGCGTGCCGGCGAAGTCGGCGTGCGGGTGCTGATCTCGGTGGACTGCGGCTCCTCCGAGCACGAGACCATCGCTCTCGCCCAGAGCCTGGGCATCGACGTGATCGTGGTGGACCACCACGAGATCCCACGCCGGCCCGCCGCGGCGCTCGCGGTGCTCAATCCGAAGCGCGCCGACTGCGCCTATCCTTTCAAGGGACTCTCCGCCGTGGGCGTGGCTTACAAACTCCTGCAGGCGGTGTGCATGCGTTTGTTGGCGCAGCGAACCCCCGAGGATGGCCTCGATCTCGTGGCGCTCGGCACCATGGGCGATGTGCAACCGCTGCTGCAGGAGAATCGCGTCCTCACCAAGCTCGGACTCGATCGCCTGCGCAGCGGCCAGGTGCGCCTCGGCATGCGCGCTCTCTTCGGCACCGCCGGGGTGCGCGAGGTGGAGGTGAAGAGCCGCCCGGTGGGTTTCCGCCTGGTGCCGCGGCTCAACGCCGCCGGCCGCGTGGCGCGGGGCAAGCTGGCGGTGGACCTTCTGCTCGCCACCGAGGAGGAGACGGCGCGCCGGCTGGCGCTGGAGCTCGAGACACAGAACGAGCGGCGGCGGCGGCTCACCGAGCAGGTGGAGGCGGAAGCGCGCGAGCAGGCGGCGGCGCTGTGGCAGCGCGCGCCTCGCCCGGCCCTAGTGCTCCTCTCGCAGACCTGGCACCCTGGTGTGGTGGGCATCGCTGCGGCGCGGCTCGCCGAGGAGTACGGCGTCCCGGCGGTGCTGATCGGCGTGCAGAATGGGGTGGGAAAGGGCTCCATCCGCACCAGCGGCGGGGTCAACGTCCGTGCCGCCCTGGACGCGGCGGCCGCCGAGCTCGTCCGTTTCGGGGGCCACAAGGAGGCCTGCGGCCTCACCCTGGAGCCAGGGCGCTTCGAGGCCTTCCGCGGCCTCTTCGAGGACGCCGTGGCCCAGCAGCAGGGAGAGGCCCAGGGCCGGGTCTTGGCCGTGGACGCGGAAATTGCCCCGGCCGACGTGGCGGTGGAGCTCGCCGACGCGCTCGAGCTCCTGGAGCCTTTCGGTCCGGGCAATCCTGAGCCATTCTTGCTGGTACGGGATGTGCGCGTCCGCGAGCGCACTCGGCTCGTGGGAGGCAGCCACCTGAAGCTCGACCTGGAGCTGGCGGACGGCAGCCCCCTGGACGGCATCGCCTTCCGCTGGGGCCGGGAGATCAGCCCGGCGGAGGTGGTGGGCCGCCACCTGGACGTGGTCGGGCAGCTGCGGCGCCAGGATCCCCGCTGGGGGCAGGCCTGCCAGCTGGTGGTGGCGGACCTGCGGGAAGCGGAAGCGAGCAATATCGCGGTAGCAGGCGCCGGGGAACCGGCGCGGAACGAGTCGTCATGA